The following DNA comes from Quercus robur chromosome 1, dhQueRobu3.1, whole genome shotgun sequence.
CCACTTAAACTAGCTAGAGTACAATTGGTTTCATTTTCAATCAAACGTGGTGCTTTGATGTTCTTATTACTAACATTAACACAAATGTGTTTAAAGTACAGATTCATTCTACGCATGAATGTTGGTAGTTCAAAACTCTTAAAGCAGTAATTACACTGAAATTGCTTTCCACTAATGTTCGTTTGCCAGGGCCTTCTAAACAATTTTGTAGTGAGagttttgttcttaattttttctctaactTTGATTTCTCTCTCAGTTTTCTTGACATCCAAAATGAGAATTACTTTCAAAAACCACACTTACTATATCAGCCAAATCAAGCATCTCCAGAAAACAATAAAGGTTATGAAAAATTGACATTTAGTAATGAGAAATAAACAATCTTTTTGTTCCTCCTATAGTGTTCTAAACAATGATATACAAGTGTTAAGAACAGGGAAAACAAGATGGAATATACATATATCTATTAGTTAAGTCATCACTCATCAGTTCTCTTCAAGGAAGTATGAATTGTGCCTATAAATGTTTTCCTGAATAGATACAGATGCGTGACTCAAATTGGTTTCAAACACACttatatttttctctcctttcttcCTCATTGGGGGAAAACGAGCCAgcatatcacttttttatctttAGACCCATTGGCATGGGCTTCAATGCTGCCAAAACCACGGCAACTTTACAAGCAAGAAATCCCATCATACCAACCACAAGTTCTTTTGGTGTCCATGCCAAGGGAATATCTCCAGAGCTATACTTCACTATGAATAAAGCAAAACCAATCACCAATGCTAGACTTGATACTGGACCCCTGAATCCTCCAAACATGCTATCAGTCCCTTCTGTCTTCCTGGAAATAGATGCTGGATCTCTTGAAACTGGTAAACCATCAACGGACCTCTGTAATAGCAACAGATACAAGAAACCACTAAGACCACCAGTTAGGAATGCAAAAGCAGTATTTTCCCCAGCTGAGAATGAAGCAACTGATGTACCAACAAAGATCAGAATGGCATCATAAAGTAGCAAAGAGATCTTCAAATCTGCATATTCCCTCATGCTTTCCTCGATTGATGTCCCATGACTCGTGAATGAAGTCTGTTGGGAGAGGCTTTTGCCAAAGAAGGCAAATGAGTCAACCCCAAAAAACTTTGTAGCAACGTGAGGTCTAAGTTCCACCATGGATACGTCACTTCCCTCCCCAAGCAAAATATCCTCAGTTTGAAAATCATATTGGAAGCCAAAATACTTATGTTCGTCTCCATCTTGTTCTTCTAATGAAGGTTGACTCCCACAAATTGCTGTCAAGCTCACACTTCCTAATCTCCACTGACCTGACCTTGGAGATAGAAATGGAACGGTGTTAGAATCTTTCCTGGCCAAAAATGGATCATATATAGGTAAATTCATGTTGCTTTTGAAGTTTTAAAAGAAACCAATCTTTGTTAAACAAGTAATTAAAGAGGAAACCTCAGTAAATAGTTAGTAATGTCTATGATCCTAGAGTTGATCAACTAATAGGCTAGTAAAGAGATACGATTACATCATCATACTGAAGAGACAGAAGTAACTTTTAAAATGTGCTCTGAGTGCCTAAATCTATGTGTTTTTCCATAAATCATTCCTCACATTCCTCAGTTGGGATGCAAAAGAGAGATACATAAGTGTAGCATACTGTTCCAGCAAGTATTGAAGTATCCCTAGCAGAGACTAACCTGATTCAAGACTTATCCAAAGAGCTTCGACTCTTCCCAGATTAGGTCCCTCAAAGGTGAACTCATCAACAGAACCTCTTTGGAAATGGAGTATCTCTGGGTCAACCACATCCTCTGATTTTGTCGAATGATCTGTCATCAAACTGGCTGGTATCCTCTGTAATATGGTATTACCATTTTCATCTATCAAGCATAGGAGAATCCCAGCATTTAAGTCACTCAGACTTGAGCCATAGATGTTACTTGTACCGAGCTTGACCTTGTATAAACACTGTGATCCATCCTCATTCACAGATTTAAAAATCTTTTCTGCAGTGGTATCTGTGTAGGCTTTCACTTCTTTGGCTGGCAAGAGATGGAAAGGTTTTGCATAGCCCTGAAAATCTGTACACAAGCCTATTAATTTACTTGAAGATTGAAGAACTAGAAAGTGCTTCAACCTAATGCTAAAGCAGAATGAGAAAATAAAGTCTATAACCCTAGTGCCACGGTAATGCAGATACTACTGCTCTTGTAATGATAATGTGCAGAACTACTATCTATGCTGATTTAGTATTGGAAGAAAGGAATAACCCATCCCTATGTATAAGATAATAACTATAAAGAGAAGAGAAGACAGTCAATAACTAGAGCTATCAATGGAAACATTCAAATTGACACATTAGCAGTTTTGGATTGAAATATTCAATGGAAATCCTAACATATTTTACCACAACTATGTTATTGATCCACCGATTGTGTAACAACTGGCTTTATGACATGGCTGCTTAAAATAGAAGGCTGCACAAATCATAATCTTGACATGCCTTCTACTGTCCATGTCATGGAAATGATGAACAAAGGAAATCATTCTGAGGCAGCACAAAATAGAAGGCAGGATTGTTCAGGACTTTGAAATGATGAGCTCTATAGAAGAAGAAACCTAAATCAATCAAATGAATTCTGTGACTATTTAGGACATATATCCTTGCAATTACTTGTTTCGGAGTCCTTGAAATTATTAATTGCTGCATGACACATAACTTTGGAGCTACTTCATCTCTAATGTAAAATTATAGAGTAGTTTTTTGCAGAGACTATGTTAAAattacagagaaaaaaaaaaaaaaaaaaaagaaagatcaaCAGCCACAATATTTTGGATATCTTCCCTTACAACATCAAGAAAGGCCTTGTTAATTCATCAAAAGGAAAGACATGCATGTTTTCTCAATAAGGATCACATATAATATCAGCGTCCAAGGCTACAAACAATTACAAAGCTATTAGTCTATTACCACCACCATACACATCAAAAATAACACTCCAACCAACACCAAGAGTCATTTACGCCATTTTGTTTACAACGAAGCATTGACAATCAAAAGCAATAACGGTGTATCCAAATCATGCATATAAGACTTCAATTTTCATAAATCATGTTGATTTATCACCAGTATTTTGAAAACCAGCCGCAACACAAAATGATGGGTAAAATTTAACAGTAAGAGAAATCAATACCATAAGACAGTACTCCATAAGTTTTACTTATCATTGCAAGTTAAAACTTCTTATATAATTGGCAAAACAAGATTGACTAGAACTAttagtataatatatattatgtatttGATAGAGTCAAGTTTAAATAACCTTATATGTAGTCAACTCAGGTTAGTTGAAAGTGAATTGAATACTCTTACAATTCACAAATTTAGAGACATACATATTAAAGACATAGCTCAATATGATCACTGTAATCCTTTACTTTCTATCCAATTTCCTTAAGTAATGAAAAGAttgattttttcattcatttaaaaaaaaaaaaaaaaaacccaaaaaccataTTATCATTActctaatatttttatcaattagCACTACATAGTACATACATATCAGGTAACCATATAAAAATCTCTACTTTACACacccccaaagaaaaaaaaaaatcaatctatcCTGCTTAGCCTTTCCATTTGGTTCCTTAGAATAGaggaaataaaagaaagtaaacaaaattcaaaattttttttctatggaaaacaaagttagtattttttttttttaccttggaAATCAGATTTTTTGGAGAGGATTCTAAAGTG
Coding sequences within:
- the LOC126719393 gene encoding uncharacterized protein LOC126719393, with the translated sequence MESLSLKQIISVTHHSFLRRRNPIHKQTGRFHFRILSKKSDFQDFQGYAKPFHLLPAKEVKAYTDTTAEKIFKSVNEDGSQCLYKVKLGTSNIYGSSLSDLNAGILLCLIDENGNTILQRIPASLMTDHSTKSEDVVDPEILHFQRGSVDEFTFEGPNLGRVEALWISLESGQWRLGSVSLTAICGSQPSLEEQDGDEHKYFGFQYDFQTEDILLGEGSDVSMVELRPHVATKFFGVDSFAFFGKSLSQQTSFTSHGTSIEESMREYADLKISLLLYDAILIFVGTSVASFSAGENTAFAFLTGGLSGFLYLLLLQRSVDGLPVSRDPASISRKTEGTDSMFGGFRGPVSSLALVIGFALFIVKYSSGDIPLAWTPKELVVGMMGFLACKVAVVLAALKPMPMGLKIKK